The uncultured Methanomethylovorans sp. genome contains a region encoding:
- a CDS encoding 30S ribosomal protein S3: MAIEKKFVHEGYVKASLDEYFAKQLNRAGYGGMEINRTPMGTQITVYAEKPGMVIGKAGKVIRKLTRDIDRMYDMDNPQIDAQEVRRPELNAQMMATRLASSIERGWYFRKAGHNAMRAIMNAGALGCEIVISGKLTGARSRTEKIVEGYIKHAGKPVDDIVDEGFAVAIKKLGTLGCKVRIIPPGAVLPDSFKLKDIAPEPVSEVAKAQPKAGINKLVNEEASGEVAEAEEALEEEPVKKTESAAPEKEVSETESSSVAALESTEVLENEERREIDGVWQHKHAGHDYWHPIARTHREG, from the coding sequence ATGGCAATAGAGAAGAAATTCGTGCATGAGGGTTATGTAAAAGCCTCACTGGACGAATACTTTGCTAAACAGCTCAACAGGGCTGGATATGGCGGTATGGAGATCAATAGGACTCCTATGGGGACCCAAATAACTGTTTATGCCGAGAAACCTGGAATGGTTATTGGTAAAGCAGGTAAGGTCATCCGCAAACTCACACGTGATATTGACAGAATGTATGATATGGACAATCCTCAGATAGATGCTCAAGAAGTAAGGAGGCCAGAGTTAAACGCTCAAATGATGGCAACACGTCTTGCATCATCTATTGAAAGAGGATGGTATTTCAGAAAAGCTGGTCATAATGCCATGAGGGCCATAATGAACGCTGGTGCTCTTGGCTGTGAAATTGTGATATCAGGTAAGCTCACAGGAGCAAGGTCAAGAACCGAGAAAATAGTAGAAGGCTACATAAAGCACGCAGGTAAACCGGTAGACGATATTGTCGATGAAGGTTTTGCTGTAGCTATCAAGAAACTTGGTACCCTTGGCTGCAAGGTAAGAATCATTCCTCCGGGTGCGGTCCTTCCCGACTCCTTTAAGCTAAAGGACATTGCTCCAGAGCCAGTCTCCGAAGTTGCCAAAGCCCAACCAAAAGCAGGCATCAATAAGCTTGTCAATGAGGAGGCTTCTGGTGAAGTTGCTGAGGCTGAAGAAGCTCTCGAAGAGGAACCAGTAAAGAAGACTGAGAGTGCAGCACCTGAAAAGGAAGTATCTGAGACTGAATCTTCTTCAGTCGCCGCCTTAGAATCTACCGAGGTTCTCGAGAACGAGGAACGCAGGGAGATCGATGGTGTCTGGCAGCACAAGCATGCAGGGCATGACTACTGGCATCCGATAGCCCGTACTCACAGGGAGGGTTAA
- the rpmC gene encoding 50S ribosomal protein L29 produces the protein MAILHMNEIRDMSPNERMEELDKLKAELIRERALTSAGGAPDNPGRIGLLRRTVARVKTVQKELKEI, from the coding sequence ATGGCCATCCTGCATATGAATGAGATTAGGGATATGAGCCCTAATGAAAGAATGGAAGAGCTTGACAAGTTAAAGGCTGAGCTTATACGTGAGCGTGCCCTTACCTCTGCAGGCGGTGCTCCTGATAATCCAGGAAGAATTGGATTACTCAGAAGGACCGTTGCACGTGTCAAGACTGTCCAGAAAGAGTTAAAGGAGATTTGA
- a CDS encoding ribonuclease P protein component 1: MEISTYNLIFHELIGLFTEVIKSTNPSIENIRGKVVGETKNMLIVETYNKYEKMVPKSGSTFLFHISTLRGNRRVTEQVKVNGNLLLSQPENRIKNIRKIRMR, from the coding sequence GTGGAAATATCCACTTACAACCTGATATTTCACGAACTAATCGGACTGTTCACAGAAGTTATTAAATCAACTAATCCCTCTATAGAGAACATTCGCGGCAAAGTGGTAGGTGAAACAAAGAACATGTTGATCGTGGAAACATATAACAAATATGAAAAGATGGTTCCAAAATCAGGATCTACGTTCTTGTTTCACATATCTACTCTTAGAGGAAATAGACGTGTTACTGAGCAAGTTAAAGTGAACGGAAATTTATTGCTCTCACAACCCGAAAATAGGATTAAGAATATCAGGAAAATTCGCATGAGGTAA
- a CDS encoding 30S ribosomal protein S17 — MTRDIGLDVPTPKEECTDVNCPFHGKLPVRGQVLVGTVVSNKMDRTVVIQRRHEVLISKYQRYEKRQSKIHAHNPPCIDAQVGDIVTVAECRPLSKTKSYVVIKTGVEA, encoded by the coding sequence ATGACAAGAGATATTGGATTGGATGTCCCCACTCCTAAAGAGGAGTGCACTGACGTCAATTGTCCATTTCACGGAAAGCTACCGGTCAGGGGACAGGTACTGGTGGGCACCGTTGTCAGCAACAAAATGGACAGGACTGTGGTCATCCAAAGAAGACATGAAGTGCTTATAAGTAAGTATCAGAGGTATGAGAAAAGGCAATCTAAGATCCATGCTCACAATCCTCCATGTATTGATGCCCAAGTGGGAGACATTGTGACTGTTGCAGAATGTCGCCCTCTTAGTAAGACAAAGTCATATGTGGTCATCAAAACGGGGGTAGAGGCATGA
- a CDS encoding 50S ribosomal protein L14, with product MKGIRSTIPRSLVSGSRIDCVDNSGARVVEIISVKRYRGTKNRQPCAGIGDMCVVSVKKGTPEMRKQIMYAVIVRQKKEIRRPDGLRVSFEDNAVVIVDEDGLPKGTDLKGPIAREVAERYPKIGTTASIIV from the coding sequence ATGAAAGGGATTCGTTCTACCATACCCCGTTCATTGGTCAGTGGTTCACGTATAGATTGCGTAGACAACTCCGGTGCAAGAGTTGTGGAGATCATATCTGTAAAGCGTTACAGGGGTACCAAGAATAGGCAACCATGTGCAGGCATAGGTGACATGTGCGTGGTATCTGTTAAAAAGGGTACTCCTGAGATGCGTAAGCAGATCATGTATGCTGTAATAGTCCGTCAGAAGAAGGAAATTCGCCGTCCTGATGGATTGAGAGTTTCCTTTGAGGACAACGCAGTTGTGATCGTTGATGAGGATGGTCTACCCAAGGGAACCGATTTGAAAGGGCCAATTGCAAGAGAGGTTGCCGAGAGGTACCCAAAGATCGGCACTACGGCTTCAATTATAGTGTGA
- the rplX gene encoding 50S ribosomal protein L24, translating to MVTNQPRKQRKMRYTAPLHLRQKYMGAPLSKELREKYGRRTARVIVGDTVKVMRGDHAGTTGKVEAVSLKHGTIVVEGVTVSKADGTEVPRPVYPSNVTITSLEMKDDRRSKVLSRQ from the coding sequence ATGGTTACTAATCAGCCAAGAAAACAGCGTAAAATGCGATATACTGCACCACTTCACTTGAGGCAGAAATATATGGGTGCTCCTCTTTCCAAAGAGCTCCGTGAAAAATATGGTCGCAGAACAGCAAGGGTCATCGTAGGCGACACTGTAAAAGTGATGCGCGGAGATCATGCAGGCACCACAGGTAAAGTCGAAGCGGTATCACTTAAACATGGGACTATAGTTGTAGAAGGAGTAACAGTATCCAAGGCAGATGGCACTGAGGTACCAAGGCCAGTCTATCCTTCCAATGTAACGATTACCTCCCTTGAAATGAAAGATGACCGCAGATCAAAAGTATTGAGTAGGCAGTAG
- a CDS encoding 30S ribosomal protein S4e produces the protein MGRHQKRISVPKSWQTSKKSNKWITSTRPGPHNKQLSIPLGVVLRDMLHVVDTRVEAKRVLSEGSILVDGIVRKDLRFPIGLLDVVSIPKMEQSYRVLLDHKGRLELHKLAGIEASKLCRVSGKTVIKDGKVQLNLNDGSNLIGSNDFKAKDSVILSVPDKKILQHIKYEVGNLALIIGGKHTGKTGSIKVINTVRSSNPNTVQIAGQDEEFTTIEDYVVVIGTDKPEIKLGGDIIE, from the coding sequence GTGGGAAGACATCAAAAAAGGATTTCTGTACCAAAGAGTTGGCAGACATCCAAGAAATCCAATAAATGGATAACATCAACAAGGCCAGGTCCTCACAATAAACAACTGAGCATTCCTCTTGGAGTAGTGCTTAGAGATATGTTACATGTTGTGGACACAAGGGTAGAGGCAAAAAGAGTACTTTCTGAGGGTAGCATTCTAGTTGACGGCATTGTCAGAAAGGATTTGAGGTTCCCTATAGGACTCTTGGATGTTGTTTCCATCCCTAAGATGGAACAATCTTATCGGGTTCTCCTTGATCATAAGGGAAGATTGGAATTGCACAAACTTGCAGGCATTGAAGCAAGCAAGTTATGTAGGGTCAGTGGAAAGACTGTTATAAAAGATGGCAAAGTTCAGCTTAATCTTAATGACGGTTCTAACCTAATAGGTTCAAACGACTTTAAGGCCAAAGATTCCGTAATCCTTTCTGTACCAGACAAGAAAATACTCCAGCATATAAAGTATGAAGTTGGCAACCTTGCATTGATAATCGGTGGTAAGCACACTGGTAAGACCGGCTCCATTAAGGTCATCAACACAGTGCGCAGTTCCAATCCCAACACTGTCCAAATTGCTGGCCAAGATGAGGAATTCACCACAATAGAAGATTATGTTGTCGTGATCGGTACGGATAAACCGGAAATAAAACTGGGTGGTGATATCATTGAGTAA
- a CDS encoding 50S ribosomal protein L5, which yields MRTPRVEKVIVHMGVGESGEHLVNAEGIMKEITGQAVVRTYAKKTLPAFSIKKSEPIGCKVTLRGSNAEEFLATALSIVEKRLSATQFDKNGNVAFGIEEHTDFPGMRYDPNIGIFGMDINVIVNRPGYRISKRRISERKVPSVHKITKDDTISFFREKYFVEVV from the coding sequence ATGAGAACACCCAGGGTTGAAAAGGTCATTGTTCACATGGGTGTCGGTGAGAGTGGTGAACACCTTGTAAACGCCGAAGGAATCATGAAAGAGATTACCGGGCAAGCTGTGGTTCGTACATATGCAAAGAAGACCCTTCCTGCATTCAGTATTAAGAAAAGTGAACCAATAGGTTGTAAGGTTACTCTTCGTGGTAGCAATGCAGAGGAGTTCCTGGCAACAGCTCTGTCAATAGTGGAGAAAAGGTTGTCAGCTACCCAGTTTGATAAAAATGGGAATGTTGCATTCGGAATTGAAGAACACACGGATTTTCCAGGAATGAGGTATGATCCTAATATTGGTATCTTTGGTATGGACATAAATGTGATAGTTAATCGTCCAGGATACAGGATCAGCAAAAGAAGGATCTCCGAAAGGAAAGTTCCTTCAGTGCACAAGATCACAAAGGATGATACAATTTCCTTCTTCAGGGAAAAATATTTCGTGGAGGTTGTGTAA
- a CDS encoding 30S ribosomal protein S14, giving the protein MVQTTKQFGRGAHECKRCGRKQGLVSKYGIYLCRHCFREIAHDMGFEKYS; this is encoded by the coding sequence ATGGTCCAGACTACTAAGCAATTTGGCCGAGGAGCACACGAATGCAAAAGATGCGGAAGAAAGCAAGGCCTTGTAAGCAAATATGGTATTTACCTGTGCCGCCACTGTTTCCGTGAGATTGCCCATGACATGGGATTTGAGAAATATAGTTGA
- a CDS encoding 30S ribosomal protein S8 encodes MVLLDPLADALSTIKNAEAIGKQSCTLKPASKLIGTVLKVMQDSGYLGEFEFIEDGKAGIYEVKLIGKINKCGAIKPRYSVGSVDFERWEKQFLPAKNFGTLILTTSHGVMSQYDAREKNIGGQLLAYVY; translated from the coding sequence ATGGTGTTATTAGATCCTCTTGCCGATGCACTCTCCACTATAAAGAATGCAGAGGCAATCGGTAAACAATCATGCACGCTTAAACCGGCATCAAAGCTCATCGGTACGGTCCTTAAAGTGATGCAGGACAGTGGATACCTCGGTGAGTTCGAATTCATCGAGGATGGTAAAGCAGGAATCTATGAGGTTAAGCTCATCGGTAAAATAAACAAATGCGGAGCAATAAAGCCACGTTATTCAGTAGGTTCAGTTGATTTCGAAAGATGGGAGAAGCAATTCTTACCCGCTAAAAACTTCGGAACACTTATCCTTACTACCTCTCATGGTGTCATGTCACAGTACGACGCACGTGAGAAAAATATCGGTGGACAGCTTCTAGCATATGTATACTGA
- the rpl6p gene encoding 50S ribosomal protein L6 has translation MAKEMKNAISIPEGVTVTFQDDILSVSGPKGKNERYLWYPGIIIEVAGSEITVDSTSTKKSHKAMIGTFSSHINNMMKGVTQGFEYRMKVVYSHFPMQLKVEGKKMLIGNFLGEKKARSANILGETKVKAGADQVTITGINKEDVGQTAANIEQATKIKRFDPRVFQDGIYIVEKIL, from the coding sequence ATGGCTAAAGAGATGAAGAACGCGATCAGCATTCCGGAAGGAGTTACAGTTACTTTCCAGGATGACATCCTTTCCGTATCAGGACCCAAAGGAAAGAATGAGAGATACCTCTGGTATCCAGGAATCATAATTGAGGTAGCAGGCTCTGAGATCACAGTGGATTCCACTTCAACAAAGAAGTCCCACAAGGCTATGATCGGCACATTCTCTTCACATATTAACAATATGATGAAAGGTGTGACCCAAGGGTTTGAATACCGCATGAAGGTTGTTTACTCCCACTTCCCTATGCAGCTGAAGGTCGAGGGTAAGAAAATGCTTATTGGTAACTTCTTGGGTGAGAAGAAAGCAAGATCTGCAAATATCCTCGGTGAAACCAAGGTAAAGGCAGGTGCCGACCAGGTTACCATTACTGGCATAAACAAAGAGGATGTCGGGCAGACAGCAGCCAACATAGAGCAAGCCACGAAGATCAAGAGATTCGATCCTCGCGTATTCCAGGATGGTATCTATATCGTGGAGAAGATATTGTAG
- a CDS encoding 50S ribosomal protein L32e: protein MEDNITKSSSETMNCGVLMDAEGKRLFKVRKVQKAKKPQFKRTDCHKYKRLDSNWRIPRGQQSKKRKGFVAKGAHAQVGYGSPVLVKGLHPSGYSEVIVSTLNDVSPLDANTMAIRIAATVGARKKAMIEEKAVSMGIKILNPSRSE from the coding sequence ATGGAAGATAATATCACTAAGTCCTCTTCAGAAACTATGAACTGTGGTGTGTTAATGGATGCCGAAGGTAAGCGCCTTTTCAAGGTTCGTAAGGTTCAGAAGGCAAAGAAACCCCAGTTCAAGAGGACTGATTGTCACAAATATAAGAGGCTGGACTCCAACTGGAGAATCCCAAGAGGCCAGCAAAGCAAAAAACGCAAAGGATTTGTTGCAAAAGGCGCTCATGCTCAGGTAGGCTATGGCAGTCCGGTTCTGGTAAAGGGTTTGCACCCTTCCGGCTATTCCGAAGTCATTGTTTCAACGCTGAATGATGTTTCACCCCTCGATGCTAATACAATGGCTATTAGGATCGCTGCAACGGTCGGTGCAAGAAAGAAAGCCATGATAGAGGAAAAAGCAGTCTCCATGGGAATAAAGATCCTCAATCCTTCAAGGAGTGAATGA
- a CDS encoding 50S ribosomal protein L19e: protein MTDLSNQKRMAAAIMGCGVHRVWLDPEAADDIAVAITRADLRELIKKGSIAAVKPKGVSRGRARVRDVKRKYGHRKGQGSRKGTKGARNPRKDQWIKRIRALRARLKELRADGSLEKSTYCKIYRKAKGGEYRSVAHMESHLESQKLLKHEG from the coding sequence ATGACCGATCTTTCTAACCAGAAGAGGATGGCTGCTGCCATCATGGGCTGTGGTGTACACAGAGTATGGTTGGATCCCGAGGCTGCTGATGATATTGCAGTTGCAATTACAAGAGCAGATCTCCGCGAACTCATCAAGAAAGGAAGCATTGCTGCCGTCAAACCAAAAGGAGTTAGCAGAGGCCGTGCAAGAGTAAGGGATGTCAAGCGCAAGTATGGCCACCGTAAGGGACAGGGTTCAAGAAAAGGTACAAAGGGAGCAAGAAATCCCAGAAAAGATCAGTGGATAAAAAGGATTCGTGCCCTCAGGGCGAGGCTAAAGGAACTTCGTGCAGATGGCTCTCTGGAAAAATCCACGTATTGTAAGATCTATCGTAAGGCAAAAGGTGGAGAATACCGTAGTGTTGCTCACATGGAGTCACACCTTGAGTCACAAAAGCTCCTTAAACATGAGGGATGA
- a CDS encoding 50S ribosomal protein L18 — protein sequence MATGPRYKVAFRRRREGRTNYHQRLKLLLSKEDRVVVRKSSKHIQVQLIAPKPEGDVTLSSAISTELKDYGYDASTGNTPAAYLTGLLFGYKTLSKGYDYGILDIGLQASSPGSRVYATLKGIVDSGLEIPHDPSVFPSDERIRGEHIAEYMEGSNLPELFDAVKEKISSAFN from the coding sequence ATGGCAACAGGGCCCAGATATAAGGTCGCTTTCAGGCGACGAAGGGAAGGACGCACCAATTATCATCAGCGTCTTAAGTTGCTCTTATCAAAAGAAGACCGTGTGGTGGTTCGTAAGAGTTCAAAACATATTCAGGTTCAGCTTATAGCTCCAAAGCCTGAAGGTGATGTTACTCTTTCATCAGCCATATCTACAGAACTCAAGGACTATGGATATGATGCCTCCACAGGCAACACGCCGGCAGCTTATCTTACCGGCCTCTTGTTTGGTTACAAGACTCTAAGCAAGGGATACGATTATGGAATACTTGATATCGGATTACAGGCATCATCACCTGGTTCCCGTGTCTATGCCACTTTGAAAGGCATAGTTGACTCAGGACTAGAGATTCCTCACGATCCATCTGTATTCCCCTCTGATGAAAGGATCAGAGGCGAACATATTGCAGAATATATGGAAGGATCAAATCTGCCGGAACTGTTTGATGCAGTCAAGGAAAAGATCTCTTCTGCTTTCAATTAG
- a CDS encoding 30S ribosomal protein S5 has protein sequence MAYQFEEEEWVPQTRLGKLVQEGQITSMDEAIDSGLPLRESKIVDILLPNLEDEVLDINMVQRMTDSGRRVKFRATVIVGNGDGFVGLGQAKDNQVGPAIRKAIEDAKINLVRVKRGCGSWECACGLNHTVPSEVKGKAGSVIVVLIPAPRGLGLAAGGTAKKVLEKAGIKDVWTRTEGTTRTTLNFAKATFNALQATGTVRSPTHIQREEA, from the coding sequence ATGGCATATCAGTTCGAAGAAGAGGAATGGGTTCCACAAACAAGGCTTGGCAAACTTGTTCAGGAAGGGCAGATCACTTCCATGGACGAGGCAATCGATTCAGGATTGCCTCTAAGGGAATCCAAAATAGTGGATATATTACTCCCCAATCTTGAAGATGAGGTTTTGGACATTAACATGGTCCAGAGAATGACTGACTCCGGCCGTCGTGTTAAGTTCAGAGCCACTGTTATTGTGGGCAATGGCGATGGCTTTGTAGGTCTTGGGCAAGCCAAGGATAATCAGGTAGGTCCAGCCATAAGAAAGGCTATTGAGGATGCTAAGATTAATTTGGTACGTGTAAAACGTGGCTGTGGCTCATGGGAATGTGCTTGTGGCCTTAATCATACAGTACCATCTGAAGTAAAGGGTAAAGCGGGAAGTGTCATTGTAGTACTCATTCCTGCACCCAGAGGTCTTGGACTCGCTGCCGGTGGAACTGCAAAGAAAGTGTTGGAGAAGGCAGGTATCAAGGATGTTTGGACACGTACTGAAGGTACTACCAGGACTACACTGAATTTTGCAAAGGCAACTTTCAATGCGCTACAGGCTACAGGTACTGTAAGGAGCCCTACCCATATTCAGAGGGAGGAGGCTTGA
- a CDS encoding 50S ribosomal protein L30, protein MYVLVRMRGNVDVRGTIQDTLHMLRLNRVNHCVVINDTPHNKGMIQMVKDYVAYGTIDAATLAEMLDNRGKLEGGDRLTNEYLSQNTDYSTISEFAEAVCAGKALLKDVPGLKPVFRLHPPRKGHAGIKKPVELGGVLGNHGDNIKVLLNQMR, encoded by the coding sequence ATGTACGTACTTGTAAGAATGCGTGGTAATGTAGATGTGAGGGGTACCATTCAGGATACTCTTCATATGCTTCGCTTGAACAGGGTGAATCACTGTGTAGTGATCAATGATACTCCTCACAACAAGGGTATGATTCAGATGGTGAAGGACTATGTTGCCTATGGTACAATAGATGCAGCTACTCTTGCAGAGATGCTGGATAATCGTGGTAAGCTCGAAGGCGGAGATAGGCTCACAAATGAGTATCTTTCTCAAAATACAGATTATTCCACTATTTCCGAGTTTGCTGAAGCTGTATGTGCAGGTAAAGCTTTACTCAAGGATGTACCAGGATTGAAACCAGTCTTTAGGCTTCATCCACCACGCAAAGGGCATGCTGGAATCAAAAAGCCAGTCGAGCTTGGAGGCGTACTGGGAAATCACGGAGATAATATCAAAGTCCTCCTGAACCAGATGAGGTAA
- a CDS encoding uL15 family ribosomal protein — translation MSKGNTKKFRGSRTCGGGTHKNRRGAGNRGGRGRAGICKHHAIRAILLGYAQGKHGFTRPPKTLKPVSVVNVGELDELADELVLDGLAQLKEGQYRIDLTCLDIDKVLGTGRVTKKLAVTAYGFSGVAREKIEAAGGSCLEP, via the coding sequence ATGAGCAAGGGCAACACAAAGAAGTTCAGAGGTTCTCGTACTTGCGGTGGAGGCACTCATAAAAACAGACGTGGTGCAGGCAATCGTGGCGGAAGAGGAAGAGCAGGGATTTGCAAACATCATGCTATCAGAGCTATTCTTCTTGGTTATGCTCAGGGGAAACATGGTTTCACCCGTCCACCAAAGACTCTAAAACCGGTATCGGTTGTAAATGTAGGCGAACTTGATGAACTTGCAGATGAGTTAGTACTTGATGGTCTGGCCCAGCTAAAAGAAGGCCAATACCGTATTGATCTAACATGCCTTGACATTGACAAGGTTCTCGGTACCGGCAGGGTTACTAAGAAGCTCGCTGTTACAGCCTATGGATTCTCTGGCGTCGCAAGAGAAAAAATAGAAGCTGCAGGCGGTTCATGCTTGGAGCCTTAG
- the secY gene encoding preprotein translocase subunit SecY has product MSFKESLDPIFKKLPAVASPEGHVHFKTKIMWTLGVLVLYFALANVPLFGLSADSIDLFEQYRAFFAGASNSLILLGIGPIVTASIVLQLLVGADVIKLDLSDSSDQAFFQGAQKFMVFVMIILEALPQIMGGYIQPDLNLASSLGVSGAIITLIIFIQICIGGVLVLFMDEVVSKWGIGSGVGLFIVAGISQQIVTGLFNWQADSSGLPIGFLPKWIYIIQNEDLVNLFTTGQGLVFVLVRGGILALASTILIFLLVVYVESTRIEIPLAHSAVRGARGKFPVKLIYASVLPMILVRALQANIQLIGLLLSGKGITFLGEYVGSKPINGLMYYFAPIHSPYDWIPSLVRDSFSSIGAPVPAIWQIGLHVFIDAVFLIVGGVIFALFWIETTGMGAKQTAQKVFNSGMQIPGFRRNVGSIEKVMVRYIPKVTVIGGVFIGLLTLIASLLGTLGSAGGTGLLLTVSIVYRLYEDIASEQMMEMHPMIRSFFGKD; this is encoded by the coding sequence ATGAGTTTCAAGGAGAGTTTAGACCCCATATTTAAAAAATTGCCTGCAGTCGCAAGTCCAGAAGGCCACGTACATTTCAAGACCAAGATTATGTGGACATTGGGCGTACTTGTGCTATACTTTGCACTTGCCAACGTGCCTTTATTTGGATTATCTGCAGATTCGATAGACTTATTTGAACAATACCGTGCCTTCTTTGCAGGGGCATCAAATTCATTGATTTTGCTTGGTATCGGTCCCATCGTTACCGCATCAATTGTGCTCCAGTTACTCGTGGGCGCAGATGTGATTAAATTGGATCTGTCTGATTCTTCTGACCAGGCTTTTTTCCAGGGTGCACAGAAATTTATGGTATTTGTGATGATTATACTGGAAGCGTTGCCCCAAATTATGGGTGGCTACATTCAGCCAGATCTTAATCTTGCTTCTTCCCTTGGTGTAAGTGGAGCTATCATTACTCTGATTATTTTTATCCAGATATGTATCGGTGGAGTTCTAGTTCTTTTCATGGATGAAGTAGTTTCAAAATGGGGTATTGGCTCAGGTGTCGGTCTTTTCATTGTTGCAGGTATTTCTCAGCAGATAGTTACCGGTCTCTTTAACTGGCAAGCCGATTCATCTGGTCTTCCCATTGGTTTTCTGCCAAAGTGGATTTATATAATTCAAAATGAGGATTTAGTCAATTTATTCACAACTGGTCAGGGACTTGTATTTGTGCTTGTAAGAGGTGGGATACTGGCGCTAGCAAGCACTATTCTCATATTCTTGCTTGTCGTTTACGTTGAAAGTACACGTATTGAGATTCCTTTAGCTCACAGTGCTGTAAGAGGAGCCAGGGGCAAGTTTCCTGTGAAGCTGATATATGCATCAGTTCTTCCTATGATCCTTGTCCGTGCACTTCAAGCCAACATTCAGTTAATAGGTCTCTTATTGAGTGGGAAGGGTATTACGTTCCTAGGTGAATATGTAGGTTCAAAACCGATTAATGGCCTGATGTATTACTTTGCACCTATTCACAGTCCATATGACTGGATCCCATCTCTTGTAAGGGATTCATTTTCCAGCATTGGCGCTCCAGTACCAGCCATCTGGCAGATAGGGCTGCATGTTTTTATTGATGCTGTATTCCTTATCGTAGGCGGAGTGATCTTTGCTTTGTTCTGGATCGAAACTACAGGTATGGGTGCAAAGCAAACTGCTCAGAAGGTGTTTAATTCCGGCATGCAGATACCAGGTTTCAGGCGGAATGTCGGTAGTATTGAGAAAGTGATGGTTCGTTATATCCCTAAAGTGACAGTCATAGGTGGCGTATTCATTGGTTTGCTCACACTTATTGCAAGTCTATTAGGCACTCTTGGAAGTGCAGGTGGAACTGGTCTGCTGCTTACTGTAAGTATTGTATATCGTCTGTATGAGGATATAGCATCAGAGCAGATGATGGAAATGCATCCAATGATCAGATCTTTCTTCGGAAAAGATTAA
- a CDS encoding adenylate kinase has protein sequence MNIVLFGPPGAGKGTQAKELAKHYNISHISTGDILRANVRDGTKLGIKAKEYMNKGELVPDEVLIGIIRDRIQQPDCKHGYMLDGYPRTIPQAEALKDILGKVGKPIDVVLNIEVPDKELIGRLSGRRMCSCGESYHMMFNPPLKQGICDVCGGKLYQRDDDKEEVVSQRLEVYAAKTKPLIDYYSNINILVNIDGTGTVESVFRQICDVLDSHQK, from the coding sequence ATGAATATAGTATTATTTGGTCCGCCTGGTGCCGGTAAAGGCACTCAGGCCAAAGAGCTGGCTAAGCACTATAATATATCACATATCTCCACAGGCGACATATTACGCGCTAATGTAAGGGATGGCACAAAACTTGGAATAAAGGCCAAGGAATATATGAATAAGGGGGAGCTTGTGCCAGATGAAGTACTAATCGGAATAATTAGAGATCGCATTCAACAGCCGGATTGCAAGCATGGGTACATGTTGGATGGTTATCCACGTACCATTCCTCAGGCAGAAGCTCTTAAAGACATTTTGGGGAAGGTAGGTAAGCCTATTGATGTTGTTCTAAATATCGAAGTTCCAGATAAAGAGCTTATAGGTAGATTGAGTGGGCGCAGAATGTGCTCATGTGGAGAAAGTTACCATATGATGTTCAATCCTCCTTTGAAGCAAGGAATATGTGACGTATGTGGTGGTAAACTATATCAGCGCGATGATGATAAGGAAGAGGTAGTTAGTCAAAGGCTTGAGGTGTATGCAGCCAAAACGAAGCCTCTTATTGATTACTATTCCAATATAAATATTCTTGTTAACATCGATGGAACAGGTACAGTTGAATCTGTTTTCAGGCAGATATGTGATGTGCTTGATTCACATCAGAAATAA